The following are encoded together in the Bradyrhizobium sp. CCGUVB1N3 genome:
- a CDS encoding transporter substrate-binding domain-containing protein, which translates to MIVRRLAVLAAAVVVSFAAHAQETTSPSRLDEIIKRGTLRVGMTGDYRPFTSLDKTTQKFSGFDVDMAEALGKALGVKVEYVPTAWPKLMKDFEADQFDIAMGGVSITFDRQKKGLFSTPIMREGKTPIARCADVAKYQTLSDIDKKGTRVIVNPGGTNERFARAHIKDADINVFPDNTTIFDEIAKGNADLMMTDASETRYQQKQHQGVLCAVHPDKPFDFSEKAYWLQRDVALKAFVDQWLHVSMEDGSYQKIYGAWFD; encoded by the coding sequence ATGATCGTTCGACGACTGGCGGTTCTGGCCGCGGCGGTGGTGGTGAGCTTTGCGGCCCATGCGCAGGAGACAACGTCCCCTTCCCGCCTCGACGAGATCATCAAGCGTGGCACGCTGCGCGTCGGCATGACCGGCGACTACCGGCCCTTCACGTCTCTCGACAAGACCACGCAGAAGTTCAGCGGCTTCGACGTCGACATGGCCGAGGCGCTGGGCAAGGCGCTCGGCGTCAAGGTCGAGTACGTCCCGACCGCCTGGCCGAAGCTGATGAAGGACTTTGAGGCCGACCAGTTCGACATCGCGATGGGCGGCGTCTCCATCACCTTCGACCGCCAGAAGAAGGGCCTGTTCTCCACGCCCATCATGCGCGAGGGCAAGACGCCGATCGCGCGTTGCGCCGACGTCGCCAAGTACCAGACGCTCTCCGATATCGACAAGAAGGGCACGCGCGTCATCGTCAATCCCGGCGGCACCAATGAGCGCTTCGCGCGGGCGCACATCAAGGACGCCGACATCAACGTCTTCCCGGACAACACCACGATCTTCGACGAGATCGCCAAGGGCAATGCCGACCTGATGATGACCGACGCCTCCGAGACGCGCTACCAGCAGAAGCAGCATCAGGGCGTGCTCTGCGCGGTGCATCCGGACAAGCCGTTCGATTTCTCGGAGAAGGCCTACTGGCTCCAGCGCGATGTCGCGCTGAAAGCCTTTGTCGACCAGTGGCTGCACGTCTCCATGGAGGACGGCAGCTACCAGAAAATCTATGGCGCCTGGTTCGATTAA
- a CDS encoding DUF1993 family protein, with the protein MTLSLHEVSVGMFVPFLRNLSGLLDKAAAHAEARKIDPAILLGMRLYPNMYDLAQQVGEAVRHAVVGSALLAGREPITFADTKPDLAELQRRIAAAIDFVESLPRTEIDAAGEKDVAFRLKSGAELPFTGRSLLLGFAVPQFFFHVTTAYDILRHAGVDLVKKDFLGRR; encoded by the coding sequence GTGACGCTCTCCCTCCATGAGGTTTCGGTCGGCATGTTCGTGCCGTTCCTGCGCAACCTGTCCGGGCTGCTCGACAAGGCCGCTGCTCACGCCGAGGCGCGCAAGATCGATCCGGCGATCCTGCTGGGCATGCGGCTCTATCCGAACATGTATGATCTGGCGCAGCAGGTGGGTGAGGCGGTCCGCCATGCCGTGGTCGGATCCGCGCTGCTCGCCGGGCGCGAGCCGATCACGTTTGCCGACACGAAGCCTGATCTTGCCGAGCTACAGCGGCGCATTGCAGCCGCGATCGATTTCGTCGAGAGCCTGCCGCGTACCGAGATCGATGCCGCGGGCGAGAAGGACGTCGCCTTCCGCCTGAAAAGCGGCGCCGAGCTGCCGTTCACCGGACGCTCGCTGCTTTTGGGCTTCGCCGTCCCGCAATTCTTCTTCCACGTCACGACCGCCTACGACATCCTGCGGCACGCCGGCGTCGATCTCGTGAAGAAGGATTTTCTGGGCAGAAGGTGA